The Sedimentisphaera salicampi genome includes a region encoding these proteins:
- the gltX gene encoding glutamate--tRNA ligase, giving the protein MAVTRFAPSPTGYLHIGGARTALFNWLYARKTGGKFILRIEDTDQKRNTSTAMKQVLEDLRWLGIDWDEGPEAGGENGPYLQSERMDIYQEHLNRLLESGNAYYCFETAEELAEMRDKAVKDSGGFIYKTPASLPTEQDAEKARREGRPVTVRFAVPQDKQIVFEDKVRGTVAVNPSEISDFIIRKSDGFPTYHFAVVVDDALMGVSHIIRGQEHLMNTPGHILLQEALGFERPEYAHISLTVSDTGGKLSKRERPNALRKAVKASDKSKAEIAAAGGMTEEDLERFLKKKAVPDEDAVNHIADFLGVKLPEINVRDFVKSGYVPEAVLNFVALLGWNPGGDKEIMSREEIKNAFTLDKLGRANSFFDRDKLIAFNTEHINHADSKTLLRHFKTFLEKNSSPLLEKEDWLLERAVHLSRGAKTFRDVLDKCRLFFIDTNDIQYDPKAVKKVIAKNEWQGLAVLRDMRILLEGIEDFCAENIESQLRAYGEKNELGLGKIAQPIRVALSGGTISPAIFDSIEILGKACVLQRIDRSLAELEYYQL; this is encoded by the coding sequence ATGGCAGTTACAAGATTCGCCCCTTCTCCCACGGGCTACTTACATATCGGCGGAGCGAGAACCGCTCTTTTCAACTGGCTCTACGCGCGAAAAACAGGCGGGAAATTTATCCTCCGCATAGAAGATACCGACCAGAAACGCAACACCTCCACAGCCATGAAGCAGGTTCTCGAAGACCTCCGCTGGCTCGGTATAGACTGGGACGAAGGCCCCGAAGCGGGCGGGGAGAACGGCCCTTATCTCCAGAGCGAGCGGATGGATATATACCAAGAACACTTAAACCGCCTGCTGGAAAGCGGCAATGCCTACTACTGCTTCGAAACTGCTGAAGAACTTGCAGAAATGCGTGATAAGGCAGTGAAGGATTCCGGCGGCTTTATTTACAAAACCCCAGCCAGCCTTCCCACAGAACAGGATGCAGAAAAGGCGCGTCGAGAGGGCAGGCCTGTAACTGTCCGGTTTGCCGTCCCGCAGGACAAACAGATCGTGTTTGAAGACAAGGTGCGCGGAACTGTGGCTGTAAATCCGTCTGAGATTTCCGATTTCATAATCCGCAAATCCGACGGCTTCCCCACGTATCATTTTGCTGTTGTGGTGGATGATGCGCTGATGGGCGTGAGCCATATTATCCGCGGGCAGGAGCACCTTATGAACACCCCCGGGCATATCCTCCTGCAGGAGGCCCTTGGCTTTGAAAGGCCGGAGTATGCCCATATATCGCTCACCGTAAGCGATACAGGCGGGAAGCTCAGCAAGCGGGAAAGGCCAAACGCACTGCGCAAAGCTGTAAAGGCAAGCGATAAAAGCAAAGCAGAGATTGCCGCTGCCGGCGGGATGACCGAAGAAGACCTTGAGAGATTCCTCAAGAAGAAGGCTGTTCCGGATGAGGATGCCGTAAATCATATTGCCGATTTCCTCGGGGTTAAGCTGCCTGAGATAAACGTGCGTGATTTCGTAAAAAGCGGGTATGTTCCGGAGGCCGTGCTGAATTTTGTGGCCCTTCTGGGCTGGAATCCCGGCGGAGATAAGGAGATTATGAGCCGTGAGGAAATAAAAAACGCCTTCACGCTCGATAAGCTCGGCAGGGCCAACAGCTTTTTCGACCGCGACAAACTCATAGCCTTCAACACCGAACACATAAACCATGCAGACTCCAAAACCCTCCTCCGGCACTTTAAAACATTCCTCGAGAAGAATTCAAGCCCGCTTCTGGAAAAGGAAGACTGGCTGCTTGAAAGGGCGGTGCACCTGAGCAGAGGAGCGAAAACATTCAGGGACGTGCTCGATAAATGCAGGCTCTTTTTCATCGACACCAATGATATCCAATACGATCCAAAGGCCGTGAAGAAGGTGATTGCGAAGAACGAATGGCAGGGACTTGCGGTTTTGCGTGATATGCGGATACTGCTTGAAGGGATTGAAGATTTCTGCGCTGAAAACATTGAATCCCAGCTCCGTGCCTACGGCGAGAAGAATGAGCTTGGTCTCGGGAAGATTGCCCAGCCTATCAGGGTTGCCCTTTCCGGCGGGACTATAAGCCCTGCTATATTTGATTCGATCGAGATTCTCGGAAAGGCTTGCGTTCTGCAAAGAATAGACAGGTCGCTGGCGGAGCTTGAATATTATCAGCTCTGA